One window from the genome of Paramisgurnus dabryanus chromosome 20, PD_genome_1.1, whole genome shotgun sequence encodes:
- the LOC135787626 gene encoding toll-like receptor 4, whose product MGRNLSYIPASIPSSVQTLDFSFNVLRYLQKTVFPVFSFLQVLDLSRCNIIHIEDDAFYNVKKLTALIVTGNPVTHFGLDCFNILHNLQRLILVDVGLTSLQFHMNNLTKLQELKVGTNNLQSMTLPAFMSSFTDFSVYDLHANNISIIKSDHTIVLREIGRNMTLILCRNPLLYIEPGAFKDIYLRELDIRSAFVSKNAQKVGLKALYGLHVKRLMFGKYKGKRVFYSLDTDFLDGLCSIHFQEIYYYLNARPSDQINMFRCMFNATKVVVKGSNFYDFPYLQFHDIKEFYLMSNLLETLPGSRLSHLHSLEKLVITNSVENSATTRTEAFIDLPKLQYMDLSSNDIAVRECCSGFLLGIPQIKYLNLSRNSQIDFSAGAFDGLDSLEILDLHHTKVGGVEFFSGLSYLKNLSYLDFSYSSITFANIYCFFGLISLNVLKIAGNSFHSDVSRYLFNNLTHLEYLDMSYCHIDKLHPSSFKDLRRLKILHLSGNKLMTIDFLTNTNLKKLTSVYLNQNSITSISLDVLQKLPTNLSVFGLSFNPIDCSCTHTDFILWIINHQQMLDQPHNMLCKTPSPSSDFTVTDFDINSCVHRTKLTIVLLICFVLVVAVLSVLVYRFQFYLKYSCVLLRGYRSARQQEFAYDAFVIFSSYDEMWVMNELMENLENGVPPIKLCLHMRDFEAGKSIASNIIDEGIMGSRKVIVVVSQHFINSDWCRFEFEIAQSWFVMERNANIIIIILEDVEERKTKKVFGLHKHLKKNTYLKWSRDPLSKMRFWIRLRKAIIATK is encoded by the exons ATGGGAAGAAACCTCAGCTATATACCAGCCAGTATACCCTCCTCTGTTCAAACACTGGATTTCAGTTTTAATGTCTTGAGATACTTACAAAAGACTGTATTCCCGGTTTTCTCCTTTCTGCAAGTTCTTGATCTGTCAAG ATGCAACATCATACACATTGAAGACGATGCTTTCTACAATGTGAAGAAATTGACAGCTTTGATTGTCACTGGGAACCCTGTTACACATTTTGGACTTGATTGCTTTAATATCTTACATAATCTACAACGACTGATTCTTGTGGATGTCGGTCTCACTTCCCTACAGTTTCATATGAACAATCTGACCAAACTACAGGAACTTAAAGTTGGGACAAATAACCTTCAGTCCATGACTCTCCCTGCATTCATGAGCAGTTTTACAGACTTCAGTGTATATGATCTACATGCTAATAATATATCCATCATAAAATCTGATCACACCATTGTACTGCGAGAGATTGGCAGAAACATGACATTAATACTCTGTAGGAATCCTTTATTATACATTGAACCAGGAGCTTTCAAAGACATTTATCTGAGAGAGCTGGACATACGATCTGCTTTTGTTTCAAAGAATGCACAGAAAGTTGGTCTGAAAGCTCTTTATGGACTTCATGTTAAGAGACTGATGTTTGGAAAATACAAAGGTAAACGCGTGTTTTATTCATTGGACACAGACTTTTTAGATGGCCTGTGCTCTATACATTTTCAGGAGATATATTATTACCTAAACGCAAGGCCCAGTGATCAAATTAATATGTTTCGGTGTATGTTTAATGCTACAAAGGTAGTGGTCAAGGGAAGCAATTTTTATGATTTCCCATATCTGCAATTTCATGACATTAAGGAGTTTTACTTGATGTCTAATCTATTGGAGACTTTACCAGGTAGCAGACTTTCACATCTTCACTCTTTAGAAAAACTAGTAATAACGAACAGTGTTGAAAACAGCGCAACTACCCGAACTGAAGCCTTTATAGATTTGCCTAAACTTCAGTATATGGATCTGAGCTCTAATGATATTGCCGTAAGAGAATGCTGCTCTGGATTTTTGTTGGGGATTCCTCAAATCAAATACTTAAATTTGAGTAGAAAttcacaaatagatttttcagcAGGAGCATTTGATGGTCTTGATTCCCTTGAGATTCTGGATTTACACCATACAAAGGTTGGAGGTGTGGAATTCTTTTCAGGTTTATCTTACTTAAAGAATTTAAGTTACCTGGATTTTTCTTACTCAAGCATCACATTTGCTAACATATACTGCTTTTTTGGGCTGATCAGTCTGAATGTTCTTAAGATAGCTGGTAATAGTTTTCACAGTGATGTGTcaagatatttatttaataatcttACACATTTAGAGTATCTTGATATGTCGTACTGCCACATTGACAAATTACATCCAAGCTCTTTCAAAGATCTTCGAAGGCTTAAGATTTTGCATCTCAGTGGAAACAAGTTAATGACTATAGATTTTCTGACCAACACAAATCTGAAGAAATTAACATCAGTTTATCTAAATCAAAACAGCATTACTAGTATCTCACTTGATGTTCTccagaagttgcccacaaacctTTCAGTGTTTGGTTTGTCCTTTAACCCCATCGATTGCTCCTGCACTCACACAGATTTTATTTTGTGGATCATCAATCATCAGCAGATGTTGGATCAGCCACATAACATGTTATGTAAAACCCCTTCACCGAGCTCAGATTTTACAGTAACTGATTTTGACATTAACAGCTGTGTGCACAGAACCAAACTCACAATTGTTTTATTGATATGTTTTGTGTTGGTAGTGGCTGTTTTATCAGTCCTGGTTTATAGGTTTCAGTTTTATCTGAAATACTCCTGTGTACTACTGAGAGGTTACAGGTCAGCCAGACAACAAGAATTTGCCTATGATGCATTTGTGATTTTTTCAAGCTATGATGAAATGTGGGTCATGAATGAACTGATGGAAAATCTGGAGAATGGAGTTCCACCTATTAAGCTTTGCCTTCACATGCGGGACTTTGAAGCCGGAAAATCCATCGCCTCCAACATTATTGATGAAGGAATAATGGGTAGCCGTAAAGTCATTGTGGTTGTCTCTCAACACTTCATTAACAGTGACTGGTGTCGCTTTGAGTTTGAAATAGCTCAGTCCTGGTTTGTGATGGAACGCAATgccaacatcatcatcatcattctgGAAGATGTGGAGGAGAGGAAGACGAAGAAAGTGTTTGGCCTTCATAAACATCTAAAAAAGAATACATATCTGAAGTGGAGTAGAGACCCGCTGAGTAAAATGAGATTCTGGATTCGACTCCGGAAAGCGATTATtgccacaaaataa